A window from Phalacrocorax aristotelis chromosome 5, bGulAri2.1, whole genome shotgun sequence encodes these proteins:
- the CDKN1C gene encoding cyclin-dependent kinase inhibitor 1C, which translates to MSNVHLSAAAAALERLSARRALAGHGRSPVCRSLFGPVDHEELGRELRNRLREMGEDDQRRWDYNFHTDTPLPGPGRLRWEEVEGGAVPAFYRETLQVGRRRVPLRRAPPSPPPPPPAAAGKGPGGRLSRENRAAPRRRGMRLRRRGPTARITDFFARRKRPAEPKAAAERPAGCPPPPAAMPAEQTPRKRLR; encoded by the exons ATGTCCAACGTGCACCTctccgctgccgccgccgccctggAGCGCCTCTCCGCCCGGCGAGCCCTGGCCGGGCACGGCCGCAGCCCCGTCTGCAGGAGCCTCTTCGGGCCGGTGGACCATGAGGAGCTGGGCCGGGAGCTACGGAACCGCCTGCGGGAGATGGGGGAGGACGACCAGCGCCGCTGGGACTACAACTTCCACACCGACACGCCGCTGCCGGGGCCCGGCCGCCTGCgctgggaggaggtggagggCGGCGCCGTCCCCGCTTTCTATCGGGAGACGCTGCAGGTGGGGCGGCGCCGCGTCCCCCTCCGCCGggcgcccccctccccgccgccgccgccccccgccgctgccggcaAGGGGCCCGGGGGGCGCCTGAGCCGGGAGAaccgcgccgcgccccgccgccgcggcatGCGGCTCCGCCGGAGAGGCCCGACGGCCCGCATCACAG ATTTCTTTGCGAGGAGGAAAAGGCCGGCGGAGCCGAAGGCGGCGGCGGAGCGCCCGGCCggctgcccgccgccccccgccgccatGCCGGCTGAGCAGACCCCCCGCAAGCGGCTCCGGTGA